The following coding sequences are from one Bos indicus x Bos taurus breed Angus x Brahman F1 hybrid chromosome 5, Bos_hybrid_MaternalHap_v2.0, whole genome shotgun sequence window:
- the SBF1 gene encoding myotubularin-related protein 5 isoform X4 — protein sequence MARLADYFVLVAFGPHPRGSGEGQGQILQRFPEKDWEDNPFPQGIELFCQPSGWQLCPERNPPTFFVAVLTDINSERHYCACLTFWEPVEPTQEELCARDAAERDEEADEGGPGALPPPTPSPPGQLFAPKTLVLVSRLDHVEVFRNSLGLIYTIHVEGLNVGLENVVGNLLTCVIPLAGGSQRTISLGAGDRQVIQTPLTDSLPISRCSVALLFRQLGITNVLSLFCAALTEHKVLFLSRSYQRLSDACRGLLALLFPLRYSFTYVPILPAQLLEVLSTPTPFIIGVNAAFQAEAQELLDVIVADLDGGTVTVPECVHIPPLPEPLQSQTHSILSMVLDPELELADLAFPPPTTSISSLKMQDKELRAVFLRLFAQLLQGYRWCLHMVRIHPEPVIRFHKAAFLGQRGLVEDDFLMKVLEGMAFAGFVSERGVPYRPTDLFDELVAHEVARMRADENHPQRVLRHVKELAEQLYKNENPYPAVAMHKVQRPGEASHLRRAPRPFPRLDEGMVQWIVDQATAKMQGAPPAVKAEKRTTVPSGPPMTAIVERSGGLHGNSARRLEVVRNCISYVFEGKMLEAKKLLPAVLRALKGRAARRCLAQELHLHVQQNRAVLDHQQFDFVVRMMNCCLQDCTSLDEHGIAAALLPLVTAFCRKLSPGVTQFAYSCVQEHVVWSTPQFWEAMFYGDVQTHIRALYLEPAEDRDSFSVCGGSLGRGMGGPGSRSPVALRQVGEAPVQEDERSALDVASEQRRLWPTLSREKQQELVQKEESTVFSQAIHYANRMSYLLLPLDSSKSRLLRERAGLGELESASNSLVTNSMAGSVAESYDTESGFEDAETCDVAGAVVRFINRFVDKVCTESGVTSDHLKGLHVMVPDIVQMHIETLEAVHRESKRLPPIQKPKLLRPRLLPGEECVLDGLRVYLLPDGREEGAGGPGGGPALLPAEGAVFLTTYRVIFTGMPTDPLVGEQVVVRSFPVAALTKEKRVSVQTPVDQLLQDGLQLRSCTFQLLKMAFDEEVGSDSAELFRKQLHKLRYPPDIRGTFALSLGSAHTPGRPPRANKDKGPSFRTLSRNLVKNAKKTIGRQYVTRKKYNPPSWEHRGQPPPEDQEDEISVSEELEPSTLTPSSALKPSDRMTMSSLVERACCRDYQRLGLGTLSSSLSRAKSEPFRISPVNRMYAICRSYPGLLIVPQSVQDNALQRVSRCYRQNRFPVVCWRSGRSKAVLLRSGGLHGKGVVGLFKAQNAPSPGQSQADSSSLEQEKYLQAVVSSMPRYADASGRNTLSGFSSAHMGSHGKWGSVRASGRSGGLSTDVGSRLAGVGPPQANGAPPEPGFLRPQRAALYIIGDKAQLKGVRPDPLQQWELVPIEVFEARQVKASFKKLLKACVPGCPATEPSPASFLRSLEDSEWLIQIHKLLQVSVLVVELLDSGSSVLVSLEDGWDITTQVVSLVQLLSDPFYRTLEGFRLLVEKEWLSFGHRFSHRGAHTLAGQSSGFTPVFLQFLDCVHQIHLQFPMEFEFSPFYLKFLGYHHVSRRFRTFLLDSDYERIELGLLYEEKGDRRAPQACRSVWEYVERLSKRTPVFYNYMYAPEDAEVLRPYSNVSNLKVWDFYTEETLAEGPPYDWELAQGPPEPPEEERPDGGAPQSRRRVVWPCYDSRPRAQPDAISRLLEEMQRLETELGRPPERWKDAWDRVKAAQRLEGRPDGRGTPSSLLVSSVPHHRRSLGVYLQEGPVGSTLSLSLDSDQSSGSTASSSRQAARRSTSTLYSQFQTAESENRSYEGTLYKKGAFMKPWKARWFVLDKTKHQLRYYDHRADTECKGVIDLAEVEAVAPGTPAMGAPKTVDEKAFFDVKTTRRVYNFCAQDVPSAQQWVDQIQSCLSDA from the exons GGAGTGGGGAAGGCCAGGGCCAGATCCTGCAGCGCTTCCCGGAGAAGGACTGGGAGGACAACCCATTCCCTCAGGGTATCGAGCTG TTCTGCCAGCCCAGCGGGTGGCAGCTGTGTCCTGAGCGGAACCCGCCCACCTTCTTCGTCGCTGTCCTCACCGACATCAACTCCGAGCGGCACTACTGTGCCTGCCTGACCTTCTGGGAGCCTGTGGAGCCCACGCAG GAAGAGCTGTGTGCCCGGGACGCCGCCGAGCGGGATGAGGAGGCCGATGAGGGGGGCCCGGGGGCACTGCCGCCCCCCACGCCCAGCCCGCCCGGCCAGCTGTTTGCTCCAAAGACGCTGGTGTTGGTGTCACGGCTGGACCACGTGGAGGTGTTCAGG AACAGCCTCGGCCTCATCTACACCATCCACGTAGAGGGTCTGAACGTGGGCCTGGAGAACGTGGTCGGGAATCTGCTGACGTGCGTCATCCCCCTGGCTGGGGGCTCTCAG AGAACCATCTCTCTGGGCGCTGGGGACCGGCAGGTCATTCAGACCCCGCTCACCGACTCACTGCCCATCAGCCGCTGCAGCGTGGCCCTGCTGTTCCGCCAGCTGG GCATCACGAACGTGCTGTCCCTATTCTGCGCGGCGCTCACGGAGCACAAGGTGCTCTTCCTATCGCGGAGCTACCAACGGCTCTCGGACGCCTGCCGGGGACTCCTGGCGCTGCTGTTCCCGCTCAGATACAG CTTCACCTACGTGCCCATCCTGCCGGCACAGCTCCTGGAGGTGCTCAGCACGCCCACACCCTTCATCATCGGAGTCAACGCCGCCTTCCAGGCAGAGGCCCAGGAGCTG CTGGACGTGATTGTTGCTGATCTAGATGGCGGGACGGTGACTGTCCCCGAGTGTGTGCACATTCCTCCCCTGCCTGAGccgctgcagagtcagacacacagcaTCCTGAGCATG GTTCTGGATCCAGAGCTGGAGCTGGCTGATCTTGCCTTCCCTCCACCTACAACGTCCATTTCCTCCCTGAAGATGCAG GACAAGGAGCTGCGCGCCGTCTTCCTGCGGCTCTTTGCTCAGCTCCTGCAAGGCTACCGCTGGTGTCTGCACATGGTCCGCATCCACCCAGAGCCCGTCATCCGTTTCCATAAG GCAGCTTTCCTGGGCCAGCGCGGGCTGGTGGAGGATGATTTCCTGATGAAGGTGCTGGAGGGCATGGCCTTTGCAGGCTTCGTGTCCGAGCGCGGGGTCCCCTACCGCCCTACAGACCTGTTTGATGAg CTGGTGGCCCATGAAGTCGCTCGGATGCGGGCAGATGAGAACCACCCCCAGCGAGTTCTGCGTCACGTCAAGGAACTGGCCGAGCAGCTCTACAAGAAC GAGAACCCGTATCCTGCCGTGGCTATGCACAAGGTGCAGCGGCCAGGCGAGGCCAGCCACCTGCGGCGGGCGCCCCGGCCCTTCCCCCGGCTGGACGAGGGCATGGTGCAGTGGATCGTGGATCAGGCCACAGCCAAGATGCAGGGCGCGCCCCCAGCTGTGAAGGCTGAGAAGAGGACCACTGTGCCCTCGGGGCCGCCCATGA CGGCCATTGTGGAGCGGAGTGGCGGGCTGCATGGTAACAGCGCACGCCGGCTAGAGGTGGTCCGGAACTGCATCTCCTACGTGTTCGAGGGGAAGATGCTGGAGGCCAAGAAG CTGCTCCCGGCTGTGCTGAGGGCCCTGAAGGGGCGTGCGGCCCGCCGCTGCCTTGCCCAGGAGCTACATCTGCACGTGCAGCAGAACCGCGCCGTCCTGGACCACCAGCAGTTCGACTTCGTGGTCCGCATGATGAACTGCTGCCTGCAG GACTGCACCTCCCTGGACGAGCACGGCATCGCAGCTGCTTTACTGCCCCTGGTCACTGCCTTCTGCCGG AAGCTGAGCCCAGGGGTGACACAGTTTGCATACAGCTGCGTGCAGGAGCACGTGGTGTGGAGCACGCCACAGTTCTGGGAGGCCATGTTCTACGGGGACGTGCAGACCCACATCCGGGCCCTTTATCTGGAGCCTGCGGAGGACCGAGACTCCTTCTCGGTGTGTGGGGGCTCCCTGGGCCGGGGAATGGGCGGGCCTGGCTCTCGCTCACCTGTGGCCCTGCGGCAGGTAGGGGAGGCGCCTGTGCAGGAGGACGAGCGTTCTGCCCTGGACGTGGCGTCTGAGCAGAGGCGCCTGTGGCCCACGCTGAGCCGAGAGAAGCAGCAGGAGCTGGTGCAGAAGGAGGAGAGCACCGTCTTCAGCCAGGCCATCCACTACGCCAACCGCATGAGCTACCTGCTCCTGCCCCTGGACAGCAGCAAGAGCCGCCTGCTTCGGGAGCGCGCGGGGCTGGGCGAGCTTGAGAGCGCCAGCAACAGCCTCGTCACCAACAG CATGGCGGGCAGCGTGGCGGAGAGCTATGACACGGAGAGCGGCTTCGAGGACGCAGAGACCTGTGACGTGGCCGGGGCTGTGGTCCGCTTCATCAACCGCTTTGTGGACAAGGTCTGCACAGAGAGTGGGGTCACCAGCGACCACCTCAAGGGGCTGCATGTCATGGTGCCAG ACATCGTCCAGATGCACATCGAGACCCTGGAGGCTGTGCACAGAGAGAGCAAGAGGCTGCCCCCCATCCAAAAG CCCAAACTGCTTCGGCCACGCCTGCTGCCTGGAGAGGAGTGTGTGCTGGACGGCCTTCGCGTTTACCTGTTGCCCGACGGGCGAGAGGAGGGCGCAGGGGGCCCTGGAGGCGGCCCTGCACTGCTGCCGGCCGAGGGCGCCGTTTTCCTCACCACGTACCGGGTCATCTTCACGGGGATGCCCACCGACCCCCTGG TGGGGGAGCAGGTGGTGGTCCGCTCCTTCCCGGTGGCTGCGCTGACCAAGGAGAAGCGCGTCAGCGTCCAGACCCCTGTGGACCAGCTCCTGCAGGACGGGCTGCAGCTGCGTTCCTGCACTTTCCAG CTGCTGAAGATGGCATTTGACGAAGAGGTGGGGTCTGACAGCGCTGAGCTCTTCCGCAAGCAGCTGCACAAGCTGCGGTACCCCCCAGACATCAGAGGCACGTTCGCACTCAGCCTGGGTTCTGCCCACACCCCCGGCCGGCCGCCCCGTGCCAACAAGGACAAGGGACCTTCCTTCAG GACCCTGTCCAGGAACCTGGTGAAGAACGCCAAGAAGACTATCGGGCGGCAGTATGTCACTCGGAAGAAGTACAACCCCCCGAGCTGGGAGCACCGGGGCCAGCCGCCCCCCGAGGACCAGGAGGACGAGAtctctg TGTCGGAGGAGCTGGAGCCCAGCACGCTGACCCCGTCCTCGGCCTTGAAGCCCTCGGACCGCATGACCATGAGCAGCCTGGTGGAGCGGGCGTGCTGCCGGGACTACCAGCGCCTGGGGCTGGGCACGCTGAGCAGCAGCCTGAGCCGAGCCAAGTCTGAGCCCTTCCGGATCTCCCCGGTGAACCGCATGTACGCCATCTGCCGCAG CTACCCCGGGTTGCTGATCGTGCCCCAGAGCGTCCAGGACAACGCTCTGCAGCGCGTCTCCCGCTGCTACCGCCAGAACCGCTTTCCGGTGGTCTGCTGGCGCAGCGGGCGCTCCAAGGCTGTGCTTCTGCGCTCTGGAGGCCTGCACGGCAAGGGTGTCGTAGGTCTATTCAAGGCCCAAAATGCGCCTTCTCCAG GCCAGTCCCAGGCCGACTCCAGCAGCCTGGAACAGGAGAAGTACCTGCAGGCTGTAGTCAGCTCCATGCCGCGTTACGCGGATGCATCCGGCCGCAACACGCTCAGCGGCTTCTCCTCCGCCCACATGGGCAGCCATG GTAAATGGGGCAGCGTCCGGGCCAGTGGGCGCAGTGGTGGGCTCAGCACTGATGTGGGCTCCCGGCTAGCCGGCGTGGGCCCCCCCCAGGCCAACGGGGCCCCTCCTGAGCCAGGCTTTCTGCGGCCGCAGCGTGCAGCCCTCTATATCATTGGAGACAAAGCCCAGCTGAAG GGTGTGCGGCCAGACCCCCTGCAGCAGTGGGAGCTGGTGCCCATCGAGGTGTTTGAGGCGCGGCAGGTGAAGGCGAGTTTCAAGAAGCTGCTGAAGGCCTGCGTCCCTGGCTGTCCTGCCACCGAGCCCAGTCCCGCCTCCTTCCTGCGCTCACTGGAAGACTCAGAGTGGCTCATCCAG ATCCACAAGCTGCTGCAGGTGTCGGTGCTGGTGGTGGAGCTCCTGGACTCGGGCTCCTCCGTCCTGGTGAGCCTGGAGGACGGCTGGGACATCACCACGCAG GTCGTGTCCCTGGTGCAGCTGCTCTCTGACCCCTTCTACCGCACCCTGGAGGGCTTCCGTCTGCTAGTGGAGAAGGAGTGGTTGTCCTTTGGCCATCGCTTCAGCCACCGCGGGGCCCACACCCTAGCTGGGCAGAGCAGTGGCTTCACTCCAGTCTTCCTGCAGTTCCTGGACTGTGTACACCAG ATCCACCTGCAGTTCCCAATGGAGTTCGAGTTCAGCCCTTTCTACCTCAAGTTCCTTGGCTACCACCACGTGTCCCGCCGCTTCCGGACCTTCCTGCTGGACTCGGACTATGAACGCATTGAGCTTG GGTTGCTTTACGAGGAGAAGGGGGACCGCCGGGCCCCGCAGGCCTGCCGCTCGGTGTGGGAGTACGTGGAGCGGCTGAGCAAGCGGACGCCCGTGTTTTACAACTACATGTACGCGCCGGAGGACGCGGAG GTCCTGCGGCCCTACAGCAACGTGTCCAACCTGAAGGTGTGGGACTTCTACACCGAGGAGACGCTGGCCGAGGGCCCCCCCTACGACTGGGAACTGGCGCAGGGGCCCCCTGAGCCCCCGGAGGAAGAGCGGCCAGATGGGGGTGCCCCCCAGAGCAGGCGCCGGGTGGTGTGGCCCTGCTATGACAGCCGGCCCAGAGCCCAGCCCGACGCCATCTCCCGGCTCCTGGAG gagatgcagcggCTGGAGACCGAGCTGGGCCGACCCCCCGAGCGCTGGAAGGACGCCTGGGATCGGGTGAAGGCAGCCCAGCGCCTCGAGGGCCGGCCAGACGGACGT GGCACCCCCAGCTCCCTGCTGGTGTCCAGCGTGCCCCACCACCGCCGCTCGCTGGGTGTGTACCTGCAGGAGGGCCCCGTGGGCTCCACGCTGAGCCTCAGCCTGGACAGTGACCAGAGCAGCGGCTCTACCGCGTCCAGCTCGCGGCAGGCAGCCCGCCGCAGCACCAGCACCCTCTACAGCCAGTTCCAGACGGCAGAGAGTGAGAACAG GTCCTACGAGGGCACCCTGTACAAGAAGGGCGCCTTCATGAAGCCCTGGAAGGCCCGCTGGTTCGTGCTGGACAAGACGAAGCACCAG ctgcGCTACTACGACCACCGCGCCGACACGGAGTGCAAGGGCGTCATCGACCTGGCCGAGGTGGAGGCTGTGGCGCCGGGCACGCCCGCCATGGGCGCCCCCAAGACCGTGGACGAGAAGGCGTTCTTTGAC GTGAAGACGACGCGTCGTGTTTACAACTTCTGTGCCCAGGACGTGCCGTCGGCCCAGCAGTGGGTGGACCAGATCCAGAGCTGCCTGTCGGACGCCTGA